A genomic region of Streptomyces sp. R33 contains the following coding sequences:
- a CDS encoding PH domain-containing protein: MTAESASAESASGESAAAVERRLHVLTPLRRAWVPIAATVGVVVQQGEQVERWVVGLPAGLRALTLAGLVVVFGLYGFLSWWFTHYAVTDTELRIRSGLFFRRTAHIRLDRIQAVDVTRPLLARVAGVAKLRLDVIGTEDKDELAFLDEREAVALRAELLARAAGFAPAEAVALGEAPQQELLRVRPADLAVSLLLTLSAWAALAAGLIAPVAVWWFSGNPWATIATLLPMLGGLWSGTAGRFLAEFDWRVAESPDGLRLDHGLLDRAHETVPPGRVQTVRIVEPLLWRRREWVRVELAVAGSKNEVLVPVASRAAAQAVVARVLPGVDLAALAFGRSPRTGARWVVPVWWKGYALAVSADVFAARKGLLCRRTEIVPHAKVQSVRLTQGPWERARGVADVHVDTGANGTVTARLRPAAEAAGLLDAQAARSRTSRADARPDRWMT, encoded by the coding sequence GTGACCGCCGAATCGGCGTCCGCCGAGTCCGCGTCTGGCGAGTCCGCGGCCGCCGTGGAGCGGCGGCTGCACGTGCTCACGCCGCTGCGCCGGGCGTGGGTGCCGATCGCCGCGACCGTCGGCGTCGTCGTCCAGCAGGGCGAGCAGGTCGAGCGGTGGGTGGTCGGGCTGCCGGCCGGCCTGCGGGCCCTGACCCTGGCCGGCCTGGTCGTGGTGTTCGGCCTGTACGGGTTCTTGAGCTGGTGGTTCACCCACTACGCGGTGACCGACACCGAGCTGCGTATCCGCAGCGGGCTCTTCTTCCGGCGCACTGCGCACATCCGGCTCGACCGGATCCAGGCGGTGGACGTGACCCGGCCGCTGCTGGCCCGGGTGGCCGGGGTCGCCAAGCTGCGGCTCGACGTGATCGGCACCGAGGACAAGGACGAGCTGGCCTTCCTCGACGAGCGGGAGGCCGTGGCGCTGCGCGCCGAGCTGCTGGCCCGGGCCGCCGGCTTCGCCCCCGCGGAGGCCGTCGCGCTCGGCGAGGCCCCGCAGCAGGAGCTGCTGCGCGTCCGCCCCGCGGACCTGGCGGTGTCGCTGCTGCTCACCCTCTCGGCGTGGGCGGCGCTGGCCGCCGGGCTGATCGCCCCCGTCGCCGTGTGGTGGTTCAGCGGGAACCCCTGGGCGACGATCGCCACCCTGCTGCCGATGCTGGGCGGGCTCTGGTCGGGTACGGCCGGGCGCTTCCTCGCCGAGTTCGACTGGCGGGTCGCGGAGTCCCCGGACGGGCTGCGCCTGGACCACGGGCTGCTGGACCGGGCCCACGAGACCGTGCCGCCGGGGCGGGTGCAGACCGTACGGATCGTGGAGCCCCTGCTGTGGCGGCGCCGGGAGTGGGTGCGGGTGGAGCTGGCGGTGGCCGGCTCGAAGAACGAGGTCCTGGTCCCGGTGGCCTCGCGGGCCGCCGCCCAGGCGGTGGTCGCCCGGGTGCTGCCGGGTGTGGACCTCGCGGCCCTCGCCTTCGGCCGGTCCCCGAGGACCGGGGCGCGGTGGGTGGTCCCGGTGTGGTGGAAGGGCTACGCACTGGCCGTCTCGGCGGACGTGTTCGCCGCCCGCAAGGGGCTGCTGTGCCGCCGTACGGAGATCGTCCCGCACGCCAAGGTGCAGAGCGTCCGGCTCACCCAGGGCCCGTGGGAGCGCGCCCGGGGCGTGGCCGACGTCCATGTGGACACCGGCGCGAACGGCACGGTCACGGCCCGTCTGCGGCCGGCCGCCGAGGCCGCCGGCCTGCTGGACGCCCAGGCGGCCCGCTCGCGCACCTCCCGCGCGGACGCCCGCCCGGACCGCTGGATGACCTGA
- a CDS encoding ABC transporter substrate-binding protein, with protein sequence MSKSTRVLGAVLGAAALTASLTACGGDSLEKSKDGGAAASAPSDSGSGSGKGKVVIGAAGFTESNVLAELYAQVLKDAGYSTSITTVNNRELYEPSLEKGEIDVVPEYAATLAEFLNAKVNGPKAPEEKPVASSDVAATVAGLEKLAAPLGLKVLPAGSAVDQNAFAVSKEFAQKNNLKTLSDLGKSGLKVKIAAGDECAVRPFCAPGLKKTYGIDVSGIDPKGVGTPQAKQAVKDGVDQLALTTTTDATLDSFGLVLLEDDKKLQNADNVLPVVNAKDAGSPEIAAALDKLTKVLTTADLVELNKKVDAQREKPADAAKAYLKAKGLTK encoded by the coding sequence ATGAGCAAGTCCACGCGCGTCCTCGGCGCCGTACTGGGGGCGGCGGCCCTGACCGCCTCGCTCACCGCGTGCGGCGGCGACAGCCTGGAGAAGAGCAAGGACGGCGGTGCGGCCGCGTCCGCGCCCTCGGACTCGGGTTCCGGCTCCGGCAAGGGCAAGGTCGTGATCGGTGCGGCCGGGTTCACCGAGTCCAACGTGCTGGCGGAGCTGTACGCGCAGGTCCTCAAGGACGCGGGCTACAGCACCTCGATCACCACGGTGAACAACCGCGAGCTGTACGAGCCCTCGCTGGAGAAGGGCGAGATCGACGTCGTCCCGGAGTACGCAGCCACCCTCGCGGAGTTCCTCAACGCCAAGGTGAACGGGCCGAAGGCGCCGGAGGAGAAGCCCGTCGCGTCGAGCGACGTGGCGGCGACGGTCGCGGGGCTGGAGAAGCTGGCGGCCCCGCTCGGCCTGAAGGTGCTGCCGGCGGGCTCGGCGGTCGACCAGAACGCGTTCGCGGTATCGAAGGAATTCGCCCAGAAGAACAACCTGAAGACCCTTTCCGATCTTGGCAAGTCGGGTCTGAAGGTGAAGATCGCGGCGGGTGACGAATGCGCCGTACGGCCCTTCTGCGCGCCCGGGTTGAAGAAGACGTACGGAATCGACGTTTCCGGGATCGACCCGAAGGGCGTCGGCACCCCGCAGGCCAAGCAGGCCGTCAAGGACGGTGTGGACCAGCTGGCGCTCACCACGACCACGGACGCCACGCTCGACAGCTTCGGGCTGGTCCTGCTGGAGGACGACAAGAAGCTCCAGAACGCCGACAACGTCCTGCCGGTGGTCAACGCCAAGGACGCGGGATCCCCGGAGATCGCGGCCGCCCTCGACAAGCTGACCAAGGTCCTGACGACCGCCGACCTCGTCGAGCTGAACAAGAAGGTGGACGCGCAGCGCGAGAAGCCGGCGGATGCCGCGAAGGCCTATCTGAAGGCGAAGGGCCTGACGAAGTAG
- a CDS encoding sensor histidine kinase, whose amino-acid sequence MQRLYDFLRRHPTGVDSFWAVLLVGLGMLQVAEDSFSSTTARLIAVPSVLAMGVVVALRRRWTLPMFWLAVGTGVYKLVTHTEVINSDLAMLIILYTVAASAEISRRMSRTALGIGFLASPLYALRFQVDKGNTRDDFLFTLFAIVPFALAWVLGDSLRTRRAYYAQLVERNQRLEKEREAQAKVAVAAERARIARELHDVVAHNVSVMVVQADGAAYVMDVAPDQAKEALQTISGTGRQALAEMRRLLGVLRTGEPQESEDYVPQPDVEQIEVLVEQVRASGLTVDFEVEGAPRRLPSGVELTAYRIVQEALTNTRKHGGPDATASVRLVYFDDGLGLLVEDDGRGAAHELYEDGGADGAGHGLIGMRERIGMVGGTLDAGPRPGGGFRISALLPLKTR is encoded by the coding sequence GTGCAGCGCCTCTACGACTTCCTCCGCAGACACCCGACGGGCGTCGACAGCTTCTGGGCTGTCCTCCTCGTCGGGCTAGGGATGCTGCAAGTCGCCGAAGACAGCTTCAGCAGCACCACCGCGCGGCTGATCGCCGTTCCCTCGGTGCTCGCGATGGGCGTCGTCGTGGCCCTGCGCCGCAGGTGGACGCTGCCGATGTTCTGGCTCGCCGTCGGCACCGGCGTCTACAAGCTGGTCACCCACACCGAGGTGATCAACTCCGATCTCGCGATGCTGATCATCCTGTACACGGTCGCGGCCTCGGCCGAGATCTCGCGCCGGATGTCCCGTACCGCGCTCGGGATCGGATTCCTCGCCTCCCCCCTCTACGCCTTGCGCTTCCAGGTGGACAAGGGCAACACCCGCGACGACTTCCTCTTCACGCTCTTCGCCATCGTCCCGTTCGCCCTCGCCTGGGTGCTCGGCGACTCCCTGCGCACCCGCCGGGCGTACTACGCCCAGCTCGTCGAGCGGAACCAGCGGCTGGAGAAGGAGCGCGAGGCCCAGGCCAAGGTGGCCGTGGCCGCCGAGCGCGCGCGGATCGCCCGCGAGCTGCACGACGTCGTCGCGCACAACGTCTCCGTGATGGTGGTCCAGGCGGACGGCGCCGCGTACGTCATGGACGTGGCCCCCGATCAGGCCAAGGAGGCCCTGCAGACGATCTCCGGCACCGGCCGCCAGGCCCTGGCCGAGATGCGCCGCCTGCTCGGCGTCCTGCGCACCGGGGAGCCCCAGGAGTCCGAGGACTACGTGCCCCAGCCGGACGTCGAGCAGATCGAGGTCCTGGTCGAGCAGGTACGGGCGTCCGGGCTCACGGTGGACTTCGAGGTCGAGGGCGCACCGCGCCGGCTGCCCAGCGGCGTCGAGCTCACCGCGTACCGGATCGTGCAGGAAGCACTGACGAACACCCGCAAGCACGGCGGCCCGGATGCCACGGCGAGCGTCCGGCTGGTCTACTTCGACGACGGGCTCGGCCTGCTGGTCGAGGACGACGGCCGGGGCGCGGCCCACGAGCTGTACGAGGACGGCGGCGCCGACGGCGCCGGGCACGGGCTGATCGGCATGCGCGAGCGGATCGGCATGGTCGGCGGCACCCTGGACGCGGGCCCGCGGCCCGGTGGCGGCTTCCGGATCAGCGCACTGCTCCCGCTCAAGACGAGATGA
- a CDS encoding ABC transporter permease has product MGVMGQAWDWLANGANWSGENGVWHRLGEHVYVSGISLAIACAVALPVGLWLGHIGKGGALAVNVSNAGRAVPVFAVLALFMVSPLRSAGYVPTIAALVLFAVPPLLTNAYVGMREVDRSVVEAARGMGMSGGQLFWRVELPLARELVMTGLRSGAVQVIATATIAAMVGQGGLGRIITAGFNTYNTPQVVAGALLVAALALLVEGALVAADRLFPRPAAR; this is encoded by the coding sequence ATGGGCGTGATGGGACAGGCCTGGGACTGGCTGGCTAACGGGGCCAACTGGTCCGGGGAGAACGGCGTGTGGCACCGGCTCGGCGAGCACGTGTACGTCAGCGGGATCTCCCTCGCCATCGCCTGCGCCGTGGCCCTCCCGGTCGGTCTGTGGCTCGGCCACATCGGCAAGGGCGGGGCGCTCGCCGTCAACGTGTCCAACGCCGGACGGGCCGTGCCCGTCTTCGCGGTGCTGGCCCTGTTCATGGTCTCGCCGCTGCGCAGCGCGGGCTATGTGCCCACCATCGCCGCCCTCGTGCTCTTCGCCGTCCCGCCGCTGCTGACCAATGCGTACGTCGGCATGCGGGAGGTGGACCGCTCGGTGGTGGAGGCCGCCCGGGGCATGGGCATGTCCGGCGGCCAGCTCTTCTGGCGGGTGGAACTGCCGCTCGCGCGGGAGCTGGTGATGACCGGGCTGCGCTCGGGCGCCGTCCAGGTCATCGCCACGGCCACGATCGCGGCCATGGTCGGCCAGGGCGGCCTCGGCCGGATCATCACCGCCGGCTTCAACACGTACAACACCCCACAGGTCGTCGCGGGGGCCCTGCTGGTGGCGGCGCTCGCCCTGCTGGTCGAGGGCGCCCTGGTGGCGGCCGACCGGCTGTTCCCGCGTCCGGCGGCGCGCTGA
- a CDS encoding ABC transporter ATP-binding protein, whose translation MIRFEHVTKRYPDGTTAVEDLSFEVAEGELVTLVGPSGCGKTTTMKMVNRLIEPTSGRILLGGEDIADADPVELRRHIGYVIQQVGLFPHKTVLENTATVPQLIGTPKAKARARAAELLELVGLDPAVYGGRYPEQLSGGQRQRVGVARALAADPPVLLMDEPFGAVDPVVRERLQNEFLALQKTVRKTILLVTHDLEEAVRLGDRIAVYGAGTIEQFARPAEVLGAPATAYVASFVGADRGLKRLAVTPVGQADLAEADGKAPTAEVALGASLREALALLLQEDSGRIGVTDPDTGALVGVLTPEGVHRALRRAQLQEA comes from the coding sequence GTGATCCGATTCGAGCATGTGACCAAGCGCTACCCCGACGGGACCACGGCCGTCGAGGACCTGTCCTTCGAGGTGGCGGAGGGCGAGCTGGTCACCCTCGTGGGCCCGTCCGGGTGCGGCAAGACCACCACGATGAAGATGGTCAACCGGCTCATCGAGCCGACCTCCGGCCGGATCCTGCTCGGCGGCGAGGACATCGCGGACGCCGATCCGGTCGAGCTGCGCCGGCACATCGGGTACGTCATCCAGCAGGTCGGGCTGTTCCCGCACAAGACGGTGCTGGAGAACACCGCGACCGTGCCCCAGCTGATCGGCACCCCCAAGGCCAAGGCCCGTGCCCGGGCGGCCGAGCTCCTCGAACTCGTGGGCCTGGACCCGGCCGTGTACGGGGGCCGGTATCCGGAGCAGCTCTCCGGCGGACAGCGCCAGCGCGTCGGCGTCGCGCGCGCCCTCGCGGCCGATCCGCCGGTGCTGCTGATGGACGAGCCGTTCGGGGCGGTGGACCCGGTGGTCCGCGAACGCCTCCAGAACGAGTTCCTGGCGCTGCAGAAGACGGTGCGCAAAACGATCCTGCTGGTCACGCACGACCTGGAGGAAGCGGTCCGGCTCGGCGACCGCATCGCCGTCTACGGCGCGGGCACCATCGAGCAGTTCGCCCGCCCGGCCGAAGTGCTGGGTGCGCCAGCCACCGCGTACGTGGCCTCCTTCGTCGGCGCGGACCGGGGCCTGAAGCGGCTCGCGGTCACCCCGGTGGGGCAGGCCGACCTGGCGGAGGCCGACGGGAAAGCCCCCACCGCCGAAGTGGCGCTGGGGGCGAGTCTGCGCGAGGCGCTCGCGCTGCTGCTGCAGGAGGACTCCGGCCGGATCGGGGTCACGGACCCGGACACCGGCGCGCTGGTCGGCGTACTGACCCCGGAGGGCGTCCACCGGGCCCTGCGCCGGGCCCAACTGCAAGAGGCCTAG
- a CDS encoding arylamine N-acetyltransferase — translation MTPGVHDGYLRRLGFPQPPEPTVQALFALQRAHLERIPYENLDIQLGRAPGIDPELSARRFAAGRGGYCFHLNGAFALLLESLGFEVTRHLAGVLGAAERERRDVSGDHLALTVRVGGEEYFVDAGLGDGPYEPLPLRAGLHRQGEFTYGLGPLEGDASGWRYVNEASPCPVVNILSAPAATADFEATHVRLSTAPDSGFVRTLALLRRDAHGVDALRGRVLSRIDPVKGASERILDTPGEFWAVVGGLFERQLDDLTAADRAELWDRVCAAHEKWLADRAEAGTAARGAGSGS, via the coding sequence ATGACCCCTGGCGTACACGACGGCTACCTGCGGCGGCTCGGCTTCCCGCAGCCGCCCGAGCCCACCGTGCAGGCGCTCTTCGCGCTCCAGCGCGCCCACCTCGAGCGCATCCCGTACGAGAACCTCGACATCCAGCTCGGCCGGGCGCCCGGCATCGACCCCGAGCTGTCCGCACGCCGCTTCGCGGCCGGGCGCGGCGGGTACTGCTTCCACCTCAACGGCGCCTTCGCGCTGCTCCTGGAGTCCCTCGGCTTCGAGGTGACCCGGCACCTCGCGGGCGTCCTCGGGGCGGCGGAGCGCGAGCGCCGCGACGTCAGCGGCGACCACCTCGCGCTGACCGTCCGGGTCGGCGGCGAGGAGTACTTCGTCGACGCCGGCCTCGGGGACGGCCCGTACGAGCCGCTGCCGCTGCGCGCCGGCCTGCACCGGCAGGGGGAGTTCACGTACGGGCTGGGCCCGCTGGAGGGGGACGCAAGCGGCTGGAGGTACGTCAACGAGGCGAGCCCCTGCCCGGTGGTCAACATCCTCTCGGCTCCGGCGGCGACGGCCGATTTCGAGGCCACGCACGTACGGCTGTCGACCGCCCCGGACTCGGGTTTCGTACGGACCCTTGCGCTGCTGCGGCGCGACGCGCACGGGGTCGACGCGCTGCGGGGGCGGGTGCTGAGCCGGATCGATCCCGTGAAGGGGGCGAGCGAGCGGATCCTGGACACGCCCGGGGAGTTCTGGGCGGTGGTGGGCGGGCTCTTCGAGCGGCAGCTCGACGATCTGACGGCGGCGGACCGGGCGGAGCTGTGGGACCGGGTGTGCGCGGCCCACGAGAAGTGGCTGGCCGACCGGGCGGAGGCGGGTACGGCTGCCCGGGGCGCGGGGTCCGGCAGCTGA
- a CDS encoding PH domain-containing protein — translation METGTAGGTSRPAWVGLPGGLLSLRRLLLVIWTVPLAAGTALLLGLTAGPAWAAAGALWLGGLAWGWVLLGRNWRSWRYAERADDLLISRGVLWREETVVPYGRMQLVEVTSGPLERRFGLASVQLHTAAAATDAKIPGLVPAEAERLRDRLTELGEARSAGL, via the coding sequence ATGGAAACGGGGACTGCGGGCGGAACGAGCCGGCCCGCGTGGGTGGGGCTGCCGGGCGGGCTGCTCAGCCTGCGCCGGCTGCTGCTGGTGATCTGGACGGTGCCGCTCGCGGCAGGGACGGCCCTGCTGCTGGGGCTGACGGCGGGCCCGGCCTGGGCGGCCGCGGGGGCGCTCTGGCTGGGGGGCCTGGCCTGGGGCTGGGTGCTGCTCGGCCGCAACTGGCGGTCCTGGCGGTACGCGGAGCGCGCGGACGACCTGCTGATCAGCCGGGGTGTGCTGTGGCGGGAGGAGACCGTGGTCCCGTACGGGCGGATGCAGCTGGTCGAGGTGACCTCGGGGCCGCTGGAGCGGCGCTTCGGGCTGGCCTCCGTACAGCTGCACACGGCGGCCGCGGCCACGGACGCCAAGATCCCGGGCCTGGTCCCGGCCGAGGCGGAGCGGCTGCGGGACCGGCTGACGGAGCTCGGCGAGGCAAGGTCGGCGGGCCTGTGA
- a CDS encoding response regulator transcription factor, translating to MSIRVMLVDDQVLLRTGFRMVLAAQPDMEVVAEAGDGLEALEVLRSTKVDVVLMDVRMPKLDGVEATRRICERDEHPDVIILTTFDLDEYAFSGLKAGASGFMLKDVPPAELLAAIRSVHSGDAVVAPSTTRRLLDRFAPMLPTTTQEPQNKEIERLTEREREVMLLVAQGLSNGEIAARLVLSEATVKTHVGRILTKLNLRDRVQVVVLAYETGLVRAGGA from the coding sequence ATGTCCATCCGAGTGATGCTGGTCGACGACCAGGTGCTGCTGCGCACGGGCTTCCGGATGGTGCTCGCCGCCCAGCCGGACATGGAGGTCGTCGCCGAGGCCGGCGACGGCCTGGAGGCGCTGGAGGTGCTGCGCTCCACGAAGGTGGACGTGGTGCTGATGGACGTCCGGATGCCGAAGCTCGACGGGGTCGAGGCCACGCGCCGGATCTGCGAGCGCGACGAGCACCCCGACGTGATCATCCTGACCACCTTCGACCTGGACGAGTACGCCTTCTCGGGTCTGAAGGCGGGCGCGAGCGGGTTCATGCTGAAGGACGTGCCGCCGGCGGAGCTGCTGGCCGCGATCCGCTCGGTGCACAGCGGAGACGCGGTGGTGGCCCCGTCCACGACCCGGCGCCTGCTGGACCGCTTCGCGCCGATGCTCCCGACGACCACGCAGGAACCGCAGAACAAGGAGATCGAGCGGCTGACGGAGCGCGAGCGCGAGGTCATGCTGCTGGTCGCCCAGGGCCTGTCGAACGGCGAGATCGCGGCCCGCCTGGTCCTGTCCGAGGCCACGGTGAAGACGCACGTGGGCCGCATCCTGACCAAGCTGAACCTGCGCGACCGCGTCCAGGTCGTGGTCCTCGCGTACGAGACGGGCCTGGTCCGCGCCGGCGGCGCCTGA
- a CDS encoding NADH-quinone oxidoreductase subunit D: MTETTVGIGGAAESTDMVLNIGPQHPSTHGVLRLRLVLDGERIVSAEPVVGYMHRGAEKLFEARDYRQIVMLANRHDWLSAFSNELGVVMAVERMLGMEVPERAVWMRTLLAELNRVLNHLMFLGSYPLELGGITPIFHAFREREELQAVMEEISGGRMHYMFNRVGGLKEDLPAGWLGRARAAIADVRTRMDVYDKLVHGNEIFRGRTRGVGVLSPEAVHAYGVSGPIARASGVDFDLRRDEPYLAYGELQDVLKVVTRTEGDCLARFECLLDQTHNALDLAVACLDRMAELPPGPINQRLPKVLKAPEGATYAWTENPLGINGYYLVSKGEKTPYRLKLRSASYNNIQALSVLLPGQLVADMVAILGSLFFVVGDIDK; encoded by the coding sequence ATGACGGAGACCACGGTCGGCATCGGCGGCGCGGCGGAAAGCACCGACATGGTGCTCAACATCGGACCCCAGCACCCTTCCACGCACGGCGTGCTGCGCCTGCGCCTCGTCCTCGACGGCGAGCGGATCGTCAGCGCCGAGCCGGTCGTCGGCTATATGCACCGTGGCGCCGAGAAGCTCTTCGAGGCGCGCGACTACCGGCAGATCGTGATGCTCGCGAACCGCCACGACTGGCTGTCCGCGTTCTCCAACGAGCTCGGCGTGGTCATGGCGGTCGAGCGGATGCTCGGCATGGAGGTCCCCGAGCGGGCCGTGTGGATGCGGACCCTTCTCGCCGAGCTGAACCGGGTGCTGAACCACCTGATGTTCCTCGGGTCGTACCCGCTCGAACTGGGCGGAATCACCCCGATCTTCCATGCGTTCCGTGAGCGCGAGGAGCTCCAGGCCGTCATGGAGGAGATCTCCGGCGGCCGCATGCACTACATGTTCAACCGCGTCGGCGGCCTCAAGGAGGACCTCCCGGCCGGCTGGCTCGGCCGGGCGCGCGCGGCGATCGCCGACGTCCGCACCCGCATGGACGTGTACGACAAGCTCGTCCACGGCAACGAGATCTTCCGCGGCCGTACGCGCGGGGTCGGCGTGCTGTCCCCCGAGGCGGTGCACGCCTACGGGGTCTCCGGGCCCATCGCCCGCGCCTCCGGGGTCGACTTCGACCTGCGGCGCGACGAGCCGTACCTGGCGTACGGGGAGCTCCAGGACGTCCTGAAGGTTGTCACCCGCACCGAGGGCGACTGCCTGGCCCGCTTCGAGTGCCTGCTGGACCAGACCCACAACGCGCTCGACCTCGCGGTCGCATGCCTGGACCGGATGGCCGAGCTGCCGCCCGGGCCGATCAACCAGCGCCTCCCGAAGGTGCTGAAGGCGCCCGAGGGGGCGACGTACGCCTGGACCGAGAACCCCCTCGGCATCAACGGCTACTACCTCGTCTCCAAGGGAGAGAAGACCCCGTACCGGCTGAAGCTGCGCTCCGCCTCGTACAACAACATCCAGGCCCTGTCGGTGCTGCTGCCCGGCCAGCTGGTCGCGGACATGGTGGCGATCCTGGGCTCGCTGTTCTTCGTCGTGGGCGACATCGACAAGTGA
- a CDS encoding ABC transporter permease: protein MAGQNCLVANDWICWDYVTSRSQELTDATVQHVWITGVSVLVGLAVSLPLALLARRGRRWAAPVLGLTTLLYTVPSLAMFSLLLPLFGLSASLVVTGLVLYSLTILVRNAMAGLEAVPEEVREAARGMGYGPARLLWQVELPLALPALLAGVRIATVSTVALTTVGSIVGKGGLGNLIAPAVNSSFKAQVLTASVLCVLLALVADLLLLGLQRLLTPWTRATRPARTERAGRAARLTRTAKGA from the coding sequence ATGGCCGGACAGAACTGCCTGGTGGCGAACGACTGGATCTGCTGGGACTACGTCACGTCCCGCTCCCAGGAGCTCACCGACGCCACGGTCCAACACGTGTGGATCACGGGCGTGTCGGTGCTCGTGGGCCTCGCCGTTTCCCTCCCGCTGGCCCTGCTGGCCCGCCGCGGCCGGCGCTGGGCCGCGCCCGTGCTGGGCCTGACCACCCTGCTCTACACGGTCCCCTCGCTCGCCATGTTCTCCCTGCTGCTGCCGCTGTTCGGGCTGTCGGCCTCGCTCGTGGTGACCGGTCTGGTGCTGTACTCGCTGACCATCCTGGTCCGCAATGCGATGGCCGGCCTGGAAGCCGTCCCCGAGGAGGTACGGGAGGCCGCGCGCGGGATGGGCTACGGGCCCGCGCGGCTGCTGTGGCAGGTCGAACTGCCGCTGGCGCTGCCCGCGCTGCTCGCCGGGGTGCGGATCGCCACGGTGTCCACGGTGGCGCTGACCACCGTCGGCTCCATCGTCGGCAAGGGCGGCCTCGGCAACCTCATCGCCCCGGCGGTCAACAGCTCCTTCAAGGCCCAGGTGCTCACCGCCTCCGTGCTGTGCGTGCTGCTCGCGCTGGTGGCGGACCTGCTGCTGCTCGGCCTGCAGCGACTGCTCACGCCGTGGACCCGGGCGACGCGGCCGGCGCGGACGGAGCGGGCCGGGCGGGCCGCGCGCCTGACGCGGACGGCGAAGGGGGCATGA
- a CDS encoding SAM-dependent methyltransferase yields MSTQGEVADPVPVPVPARWRTAMEAALYGPDGFYVRPGGPGPAGHFRTSVHASPLYAGAVARLLQRVDAELGHPQGLDLVDVGAGRGELLTGVLGALPAEVAARVRAWAVERAERPDGLDPRIEWVAEPPAGTRGLLFANEWLDNVPLDVAEDGHYVLVDRDGTESRGPAVSGADRAWLERWWPGPGRAEIGRPRDEAWAVAVRSVERGLAVAVDYAHVLDARPPYGTLTGFRGGREVAAVPDGTCDVTAHVAMDACAGEGAVLVSQREALGLLGVSGARPPLAMASTDPAGYVRALASAGEAAELTARGGLGDFAWLIQPVGVAPWPV; encoded by the coding sequence ATGAGCACTCAGGGAGAAGTCGCAGATCCAGTTCCGGTTCCGGTTCCGGCCCGGTGGCGGACGGCGATGGAGGCCGCGCTGTACGGGCCGGACGGGTTCTACGTACGGCCGGGCGGGCCGGGTCCGGCCGGGCACTTCCGCACCTCCGTGCACGCCTCGCCGCTGTACGCGGGGGCGGTGGCGCGCCTGCTGCAGCGGGTGGACGCCGAGCTCGGGCATCCGCAGGGGCTGGACCTGGTCGACGTCGGGGCGGGGCGGGGGGAGCTGCTGACCGGCGTGCTGGGCGCGCTCCCGGCGGAGGTCGCGGCGCGGGTGCGGGCCTGGGCGGTGGAGCGGGCGGAGCGGCCGGACGGGCTCGATCCGCGGATCGAGTGGGTGGCGGAGCCGCCCGCGGGGACGCGGGGCCTGCTGTTCGCGAACGAGTGGCTGGACAACGTACCGCTGGACGTGGCGGAGGACGGGCACTACGTACTGGTCGACCGGGACGGTACGGAGAGCCGCGGGCCGGCGGTGTCCGGCGCGGACCGGGCGTGGCTGGAGCGGTGGTGGCCGGGGCCCGGCCGGGCGGAGATCGGGCGGCCGCGGGACGAGGCGTGGGCGGTTGCCGTCCGCTCGGTGGAGCGGGGCCTGGCGGTGGCCGTGGACTACGCGCACGTCCTGGACGCCCGGCCCCCGTACGGCACCCTGACGGGCTTCCGCGGGGGGCGGGAGGTCGCGGCGGTGCCGGACGGTACGTGCGATGTGACGGCTCACGTGGCCATGGACGCGTGCGCGGGGGAGGGGGCGGTGCTGGTTTCGCAGCGCGAGGCCCTGGGCCTTCTCGGGGTTTCGGGGGCCCGCCCCCCGCTGGCGATGGCCTCCACGGACCCGGCGGGGTACGTCCGGGCCCTCGCCTCCGCCGGCGAGGCGGCGGAACTCACCGCCCGCGGCGGGCTGGGCGACTTCGCCTGGCTGATCCAGCCGGTCGGGGTCGCCCCCTGGCCGGTCTGA